The following is a genomic window from Candidatus Acidulodesulfobacterium acidiphilum.
TGATCATATCCAGATTATTTTCGTCTAAGCAGTCGAATCTGACGGACGACAGGGAAAAATTTCTGCCGGAATCTAAAGAAAAGCGCATAATTTTAGCAATATTTTTACCGTCCATAGTCCCGAATCCGACGAACCCGGCTTTCTCGTTTTCGCCGGTAGCGGATATCGCCTCGTTTACGGCGTCTATTGTAGATTCTCTTAAAGGCAGATAAATGAAACCGGCGCTGCAAAATCTGCATCCTCTTTTGCACCCCCTTTCGATTTCTATCATATTTATATTGCTTAATTCAGAAAATTCCGTGGTAATAACCGATGAAGAAAACGAAAGGTTTTCGTCCGTCCAACGCCTTGCGACTCTTTTAGGAAAACCGTTTGCTATTTTAATTTCGTTTAAAATATAAGGGTTTTTTGGATCGAAAATAAAATCGTATTCCGAAGGAACGTATATTCCTTTAATTCCGGCAGAAGAATTTATAATTTCATATTTATCGGGTTTATTTTTAGATTTAATTTTTTCAAAAAAATCCGGAAATATTGCCTCCGCTTCGCCTATAAACATTAGGTCGAAAATAGGCGCGACAGGTTCCGGATTTAAAAACGCAATAACTCCGCCAGCCATAATAAGCGGAAAATTTTCGTTTCTGTCTTTAGACAAGAACGGTATTTTTTCTGCGGATAAGATAGAAAGTATATTTACGAAATCGTTTTCGTAGCTTAAAGAAAAAAAAATAAAATCGTAATCTTTGAGTCTCCGCCTTGTTTCAAGAGATATAACGCCCTTCGATAAATCGTCCTGCATAAAAGCTCTGTCGCAGGACATAAAGCCGGAACGGTTTATAAGTTCGTACGCCCTTAAAAAACCGAGATTAGACATTGCTACGCCGTAGTAATTCGGGAAAACCATTACTGCTTTTAAATAGGCGTTTGCCCTGTTTAAATTTGCAAGACGGTTGCGTTCAGACCTTAAGTAGATATCGTATAATCCGCCGATATCTCTATATGCCGGATTTCGTCGTGCAGGGTTATTAAATTTATAATCTTTCATAAAATAAGGCGGATATTTCGTCTGCGTCTGCCGTATAATGCAGGCTTATAATATCTATAAAGGTTTAACGGCGGCAATTTTTTCTGCGACGAGGTCGGCGATTCTTTCGTCCACTCCCAGATAATCGCCGAGTTTAAAATTGATTTCGGGGTATTTTTCGCCGTATTTTCTTAATATTTCAGGAATATCTCTCGAAACGTGGTTTCCGGAATACAGGAAATAAGGTATTACGTATATCGAATCAAAATTTTCTTCCGCCAATTTTTCCAGTATATCGTTTATGTTGGGTTCCGCAAATTCTAAATATGCGCATTCTATT
Proteins encoded in this region:
- a CDS encoding radical SAM protein; translation: MKDYKFNNPARRNPAYRDIGGLYDIYLRSERNRLANLNRANAYLKAVMVFPNYYGVAMSNLGFLRAYELINRSGFMSCDRAFMQDDLSKGVISLETRRRLKDYDFIFFSLSYENDFVNILSILSAEKIPFLSKDRNENFPLIMAGGVIAFLNPEPVAPIFDLMFIGEAEAIFPDFFEKIKSKNKPDKYEIINSSAGIKGIYVPSEYDFIFDPKNPYILNEIKIANGFPKRVARRWTDENLSFSSSVITTEFSELSNINMIEIERGCKRGCRFCSAGFIYLPLRESTIDAVNEAISATGENEKAGFVGFGTMDGKNIAKIMRFSLDSGRNFSLSSVRFDCLDENNLDMIKESGIKTVTIGIETGSERLKKMLNKVLSNENIITSVGDIVKRGITGIKLYFMFGLPYENKDDMDDTVKLVKTILKEFISASKANKRIGKLTASFSPFVPKAWTPLQWENFEDLKILRKKASYIANGLRNMPNLDVNINSLNAAFTEAFFARGSRLSTDILVYSFLNKTSIKKAAEDKGLRMDGFIRKIGTGELLPWDIIDQGVTKRYLLEEYKRALNLKTTPQCFEGCKRCGVCA
- a CDS encoding cobalamin biosynthesis protein CbiX; amino-acid sequence: MKESVVLLGHGSRRSDANDILRNMTDIIRSKVPFEDVKIECAYLEFAEPNINDILEKLAEENFDSIYVIPYFLYSGNHVSRDIPEILRKYGEKYPEINFKLGDYLGVDERIADLVAEKIAAVKPL